The Ochotona princeps isolate mOchPri1 chromosome 1, mOchPri1.hap1, whole genome shotgun sequence genome has a segment encoding these proteins:
- the PFDN6 gene encoding prefoldin subunit 6: protein MAELIQKKLQGEVEKYQQLQKDLSKSMSGRQKLEAQLTENNIVKEELALLDGSNVVFKLLGPVLVKQELGEARATVGKRLDYITAEIKRYESQLRDLERQSEQQRETLAQLQQEFQRAQAAKAGAPGKA from the exons ATGGCCGAGctgatccagaagaagctgcagggAGAAGTGGAGAAGTACCAACAGCTACAGAAGG aCTTGAGTAAATCCATGTCAGGGAGACAGAAGCTGGAAGCACAGTTAACAGAAAACAACATAGTGAAGGAG GAACTGGCTCTACTGGATGGATCCAACGTGGTCTTCAAACTTCTGGGCCCCGTGCTGGTTAagcaggagctgggggaggcGCGGGCCACCGTGGGCAAGAGGCTGGACTACATCACTGCTGAAAT TAAGCGATACGAATCCCAGCTCCGGGACCTGGAGCGGCAGTCGGAGCAGCAGAGGGAAACCCTTGCCCAGCTgcagcaggagttccagcgggcccaggcagcaaaggcaggagcacctgggaaagcctga